CAGTATGCAACATTGCTGCCTATATCATAATCTTTCTGCCAGGTTGGTGTAAATTTTATACGTTTTTCCTTTCCAAGTTCTGACTCTTCAAACTCGGCTGGCTCTTCAAACTTGACTGGTTCTTCCTCTTCGTGCTCTGGTGCTGCTTCagaagaatcttcttctgtaGACTTTCTTTCCACCTGTATAGTTGTAGtctctgaattttcttttgaagtgctatcatcttctcccttcaatttatcttctaagAAGATTACATCCCTGCTGATTATAACCTTGTGGGCAGTGGGATCCCACGGGCGATACCCCTTCACACCATCAGCATATCCCAAGAACAAACACTTCCTGGATTTTGGATCCAGCTTTGTAGTTTCTTGGGTATTATACATCACATACACAGGACTTCCAAATATATAGAGGTTTGAATAATCAACTGGCTTCCCAGTCCACATCTCCATCGGTGTCTTTTGATCAATTGCTGTAGATGGAGACCGGTTAATCACATAACAGGCGATGTTAACTGCCTCAGCCCAGAATGCCTTATTTAGGCCTGCAGCTCCCAACAATGCTCTAGTTCTTTCTAACAGAGTTCTGTTCATCCGCTCTGCCACTCCATTTTATTGAGGAGTGTATGCCGTAGTGAACTGCCTCTTGATGCCTTCTTGCTTGCAAAAGCTATTAAATTCATTACCTGTGTATTCTCCTCCATTATCTGTCCTCAAACATTTGATCTTATTGCCTGAATCAAGTTCAACCCGCGCTTTGTAAGTTTTAAAAACTGCAAATACATCTCCCTTGCTCTTGATAGGATACACCCAACATCTCCTGAAGTAATCATCGATGAAGGACACAAAGTACTTAGCTCCTCCTAGTGATGAAACTGGTGCTTGCCATACATCAGAGTGAACTAATTCTAGAACATCCTTGCTTCTAGAATTGGATGTATTGAACTGTAGTCGATGCTGCTTGCTTGTTATGCAATGCTCACAAAAGGGTAATGACACCTTTGTGAGACTAGGAAATAGATTTTTCTCAGCAAGAACCTTCATTCCTTGTTCAAACATATGTCCAAGCTTCTGATGCCACACCAGTGCAGATCTCTCGCTTGAACTACTTGAAGCTACAGATGCTTCTACTTCATGCACAGTCTCTCCCAAAAACATATACAAATTAACAGcaattttttctcctttcataaTTACAAGCGCTCCTCGGCTAATCTTCATGATTCCTTTCTGAACTTTGATAATGCAATTAAGATCATCCAACTATCCCAGAGATAACAAATTCTTCTTCAGACCTTTCATATGTCGCACTCCTTGAATAGTGTGGACTGTACCGTCATGCATCTTCAACCTGATAGTTCCAATGCCTATGATTTTTAAGACATTATCTTCACAACTATACACAGATCCTCCTAAGATAGGTTCATAATGATGGAACCATTCTCTTCGAGAGGTCATGTGATAAGTTGCTCCTGAGtcacagctaataatttgTGATTATTAAGTTGCTTTGAAGTGTCCAAAAGATAccaattatagaaaaatatgaacctgatagagcaaaatcacagctaataatttgagaaaataaagataaagtaagacaaaatacacaatagaacACACAGATTTACATGGAAAAcccctaaacaaattagggtaaaaaTCACAGGCAAggatagaagaattttactataagaaaataataggagttacaaactctctatttataaagaaaaaaacattaaaattctctctctataataggagaaaaataattgtctaactctctaatatttttctcttattttttggaTGATAGAATAACAATGTGaggcctctattatataggcttggaaGGTACCTCAAcattgttaacttagcaatgtgaGAGAAATacttcttaaaaattaataacttaacaaTGTGGGAGAGATACAAATCCctaaatatcaacaaaaaCTTGTTGCAAATTTGCAATACATAGTTCTTAGTCGTCATTCTAAGAACTACAAACCTCTATGCAGCAATCCAAAAAAGTGCAGTTGGCTAGGTGAAGATTATGTCCCTCCctgtttaattaaattaagaaagaaaaaaaagaacctCTGTCAGATTAATGTTGACAAGTTTAATTCTTTTAGGAGGGACGTACCAGTAGCTCTTTTAATAGAATAGTGACAACTACGTAGCCGAGCCGCTCCATTTATATTGTTCAAAAAGTCATTCCCAAATGAGGACTGCTAGTTTTGATTATGGTTTGacattgataattaaattcagCTAGAAGAAACAAGTTCATGGATTCCACAAGCCAATTACATCATAGCAAGCAAGATGCCAACTGAAGGAAGGCTTgcctcttttcttcttctttttttgtctcACAGATTTGCCCATTCTCAGTGTATACAcccaattatatattattagatgagccacatatatttttaagtgttttacaatttataaatcttttaactACTTTATATGTATCACTCATccaattattagaaaaatatgttAGAAATATAGCAagaatgtttttttttttaatttccctTGTATTTTGAGGAAGTGTTACTAAAATATACCAGGAAAGAGGAGAAGAactaattaaaagaagaagatactTGCTTTGAAGTGTCCAAATTGGATATTCGATCTTAGCCCTTCAAGATTCATAGAATAATCTGTGTCTAATAAGATGAAGCAGTTGATTTAATTAGGATTGCTCAAAATCATGTTTCCGTGATAGCCTATAGTGTCAGCATCAGTATTGCCTTGTAACTATGACTTTTCTTGATTGATTGTATTAATAATCATTGAGAAGTGTCCTGACGTATCAATAGTTAACAAACAAAGAAAGTCAAAAAGAATGCAACAATGTTAAATAGATTGGAAACAATGACACGAAGTGGTGTGAATGATGTTTATAATGAATTAAGTATTGAATTGGCTAAAATAATGAGCTGAGTCTTGTCAAAGATCCATTAATTAATTGCTAGCCCCACAGCACAATTCACATATCCTGTCAAGTGGAGAAAGTTTCTTCACTGTAACACATTACGTACAGGTCTGTCTACCATTTAGTCAACATATGTTATGCTAAACACGAGTACAAATTGTTTGTTAACGTGGTCAGGTAAATATAAGGGAAACCATAAAATTAAACCTGGAAAATTCAAATACTCGATTATAGTTTCACAATAAAGAacattaataatagtaaaaattacagatagtcataaatattttatgtaccTGATTTTGTAGGGATATATTGTGGTTAAGATTTGTTtgtaatatcttttatttttgggtATTTAAGTAACAAAGATGATTCGTATTAGCTGTGCAGTTAACAAGAGAGAATAGAAGCAAAGGGTTAACTCACAGGTCTGTTTTactcttcttttatttgcaTAATTTTGTTCCAAAATGCAAGTGATCTTCCTGTTgatgttgtttttatttatcgAAAGTGTTTGAGAAGAGAAAAAgtctataaaatttttgttcAGCTTTTTAAAGTTCCCAAGAATCGAGAAGAAAATTATGCTATTGTGATATTGCTTTTTGAAGGGCTACTAAATGATTGTAAAGGAAATTTCAATTCTATATATCTTTGAGAATCAAAGATACTTAGTCGAtgatatttagatttatagtttcttgaaatttttcttcttccacCTTGTAGCTTAAAGTAGTTGAGAAATTGCTCCTTGGATGTTTAACTGTTAATTCATAATCCCCATGGAATAATGAAACTTCTGCAAATCCTTTGCTATCAGTAACCAGTTCCAAATTCCCCGTTTTCCATTCTTCAATCAGCTTATCAACAACGTCTCCAGCTGGAGTGTTCTTGAAATCTTCGTCCCCTAGAGTTGTAACGTTGAATCCAGCTATTCTTGGGCCTCCAAAAATGATGATCCCTTTAACAGCAGGATGAGAGTAGCCTTCCCTCAGTATCTGCTCAAAGTAGTTTGCCTGCACAGAAACAAATCTTAAGATTAGCAATTACATTGGTCCAATCCGCGCAGGATCATAtttcatctctttttttttttcttttaatttaaacatgAAACCCGACAGTTCTATAGACGACTCTAATATCACCGAGTaaaatctcaatttatttatatttcatatttagtAGCTCGAAAGAGTACACATCACCTGATTGTGGCCTTCGTCAACATCTACTTCTGTAAGCCATATAGGCAATTTTGTCGATCCAAGAATGTCTAAAGCAGATCTCATATAAACAAGATTTGGCTGGCCAGAAGTAAAATGGCCCTGCAGTCCTATTCCCACTAGCATGTCTTTGTTACTTGGATATGAAAGAATCTCTTCAAGTTTCTTTATGTATTGAACTGGATTTGCTGCCTCATCTTCACTACATTCAATGGTATTATACTCATTCATGAACATTCTTGTATGTGGATCAAAATggtaagttcttgcatgaaatTCTGCAGAAGCATTTTCGCCAAGGTTTTGCTCATAAAACCTGAAATGAAGATTCTCATTCATTACATCCCATGCAATTAGCTGCCCCGAGTATCTTCGCGCAACTGAGTTTACTCTTTTCATTGCTGCTCTTCTCAATTTCTTGGGAGGAAGTTTTTGCACCCACCGAGGCTGGTGCTCTGGATTATCCCACAAGATGTTATGACCTCTAACCGAAATACCATTCTCCTTAGCGAATCTAAGCATTGCATCCGCGACTGTGTAATTCTCTAGTCCTTTGATTGCTTCTATACTGTACCATTTCATTTCATTAGTGAAGGTTGTGAACTTAAATCTTGAAGAAAACCATTTCCTGTAAGCTTCGCTGGTAAGAATATAGTGGTTCATGCCACATCCAAATGGGAAGTGTGGCCTAGTTTGCTTGATAGAGACTACAGCACCTTCGAAGACTGTCTGATTAGCATAAGTTGCCTGCAACTTCACCTTGGTTTTGCGTACCTACAGCATTCCAATTTGAGTTAATCCTGACGGTCCTGAATGCAACTCTTGGTCCATTAAGCATGCACATACAAATGTAATGAACATAAATAGCATGATaaattttgcattttattCACCTTTTCAATGATTTTATCTTGGTGGGATCTCCATTCCTCCATCGTGAATGGTTGCAATGAGACATTATCGATCCATATATCCACTATTGTATTCTTGCACTGCATTGAGAGAAGAAACACATCCGTTCAGTTGTTATGCTGCctaattttagtaaaatgTAGACATCAAATGTTGGTTCAAATAAGTAGATTTCATAGTGTATCTAACctcaaaaagaatttctacaaGGCCTGAAACATTAGCAACCATGCCGCCTTTTAGCAGAGACCAACATCCGTGCTTAGCTATGATATAACCACCATGTATCCATTCACTATTAACAGCTCTGAACACAGTGGCTACAGTTTCACTTCCTTCACTGATTTGAACCCAAGCTGAAAAGTTCAGTTCAGACATCAGGCTAAACTAAGAAAGACCGGAATCAGTTTAGAAAACAATAGTACATTATATTACTTGTATACTTTGACAGATTTAGGAAAATTTTACCAGAAAAACTATAGAGCTTTCCTTTCTCCAACTGAACTTTCTGCGAGATGCTGTCTAACGGTCCTGATCTATTGTATGCCACAGCGAAATTGTTTCCATCCTCTGATATCCCTCTTTTCATTTCCCCTTTTCCAAAAACTTTCCATCCTTCAATGCTATTCCTAAATTCTGGATTAACTATTATGCCTCCGCCATAAGGAGGTCTGCGCGGCTTCACCAAACACTgcttgataaaaaatttaagtcaAAAATGTCATTATGTAAATGTTTCTTAAAGATTCTGAAACACTAAAATAGATTCTTTTCTGAGAGCTGAGAGATTTATACTTTCCTTTCTTGTTGCAGAATAATCATAGGAGAAAGACTGAGTTCCAGGCACTATACAAGAATACAGTACTGTACATTAGTAATTGAGGaaaatagtttaaaatttacatGATTAATAAGCAttgcttttaaaattatttttagctcACGGGTACTGGAGTCATATTCAGAATGCCGGATAAgcgataataaatttaaacctTGGGTTAGTGTACATTTCCAGAAAATGAGAATGCTTGTCAAGAAGTTACCCTTTCTAAATGCTAATTCAAAGAGCAATTGGAGACTAGTATTTTAGCTTTTTGGGGTTCTTAAGCATGGAAACAGACAGAGGGAGAAGGGTTATCTCCCGTTGCAGACTCAGGCATTTGGTTTGAGAAAGAGGGCACTACCTGAATATAACAAAATGCAGGAAATTATGAATATACAAGTCTTCATCTTCTCCCGACATAACAAGCTAGCTAGCATTCCCTGTAAGTAAAGCAATATCAGTACAAATGCtgaaaaaatagattaattgATATCAGTATTAGAAATACTAAAACAATTATTATGAGCCCATCAAATAACATATCCAAtatgtcaacaaaaaaaaaatcctctCCCCTTTTTTTCTGTAGAATTCAATTTACATATGCATGGAAAAACATtgataaacaaaattaatgtCCAAGAAAGTATAACTATCTCATATACTGATATTTACCAAGTTAAAAAGCTCTTTGAAAGTTACAAAATTCGACAGTATCaatgaaaattatttgaaaGGGTACACCAGCCAAAACTTCAGGTGATGAATATTTCTAAGAATCATTACAAATTAATCAACACTTCATTCACTTATAAAACAACAAATTCTCTGTTAAAAAAGTTTACTTCTCTTAGtgtataaaatgattaaagtgTTGAATTTTAAACCTCTATATATTAGaccaaatttatatttagaaatctACTTGGGCGATGATAGCACTACTtgatgtataatttttaagtaaCTATTCAATGGAAGTAGAAAGATAGGCTTGCATACGTTTTAGCTACAGAGAGAAATTCAATGGAGAATACACTGCTAAAAATTAATCAGGAAGAACAAAGGGCTTTTATTTAGGGAACCATATATtgtataataatatgattgaGTTTCCTTTTGTGCTTCCTTCAAATTTAGGCACTggatctttcatttttttgcaTACTTGGCAACTCCAAGAAATACCCTTGTATGACATTTTCTTGTTCTGACAGGTCaagcaacaaaaagaaaataaattatttctctCTATGTTTGGGAGGAGGATTACCATTTATGAAGTTTGAATTgctgaattctttttttttttctttttctttttttaatacaaaGGATGACCAATTaacacaagaaaaagaaaaaagaaagacaagaaaaaacagaaaaaataaaactatgaaACAAGAATCTGCATCAAAGCTAGAAATTCTAAGCAACTAGAAATTATGTATAACTAGCTTTTCCCTCCCATGCATTACAGGTGAATGTTAATAACTTGACtagctattattattattattttattatatttttttaatcgtACGCATCAATTGGAAAGtcaaaaaagaagttttatttagacttattattatttcaatcaataataataaaaaataattaataaaaaaaaaatacattcaCTTGAATTATTGGTATCAgttggtatttttttattaattggatTGAAAACTCTAAGAATAAAAtagactttttctttttttattaaattcaatagtttattatctataaaattagacttataatttaatgaatttttaatattattttctaataattttttatagggttctttatttatttttcattagaAATCTAGTTGTGGAATAAAACTAACAACTCAAAACCCTATTAGTTGTATTCAACGGGCACTTAGTTCTAAACAACGGcaaatacaattaaatttttgttggGCAGCttagatatataattagtCTTTGTGCCCGCAGGATGGGCaggttaatatatttttttttagtttttttcaaaatatattataaatttaataaaaaaaattatttttactgtataaatattttatttcagaaatattatctttttttatttttattttaaaaataaggtataattattatttttttcctttagttgttttataaataaaaaaaattttaaaaaaaaaactgaaaacaatcaaataccatatttaaaaaaaaaaaactaaaaacatatttgtaatatttttatacagtaaaaattaaaataaattaaaaatatcagtatttttgtcattttacctttattttttattaggctaaatttttgtgttttgtacttaaattaatttgttattgtcattgtaatatacaaataaatataactaaattcTCTGTACTttgttatttataaagaatatatttttatgtgtcATTTATATCGTATTATCAACTACATGGTAACACTCTAAAAATttactataattaattatatacatgGTCAATGTATATTATTGACTATTTTTGACAAATATGACATGGAAATAAGTGATAGTTTTAGTTAATTACATACTTGAGTTTTGTGAATTTTATGTGTAGTATATAAAACAATCATATTGTATTTAGCTGATTAGAGGTTTTAaccttttctatatttttacatGTCCAATGATATTATCTTTGATTTTacattagtatttttaattgatataatttaaacaagtccaacatattaaaaataatgataaaatcgattttggagttgttttttaaattgaaatagtattatttataatgTTCGTTTATGCATTTATATCTAATTTGGATGAGTTTacaatttatatctttttcgTGTGTTACAATAATGATTTAGATTATAGtatattaaagatattattcttttttttttttatctctttcctttaatttagaaagtttatttttaatgttggTCTGAATAAAATGATTCATTTTacattagaattaaataatctTTTGATACTACAATTCTGcaccttttattttgatactATGAGTATCTTTTTTTAGTACCCAAAAACctattttctttccctttctttaagtagtagaaagataaaatttgtatatcaaatatttagtaatttgTTATTCGCAAAATAAGATATTACAGATTTAAGTTTATACAATTGGCCTACAAGGAACACAAATCATACCACATAGATGTATAGgcataaatatgtatatagtTCATTGTAGCTTTTGACAATGTGAacatttacattttttaaatgCAAGCTATTCATGCAATATTTAGATTACAATACACCAATTTATGGCACAAATCTTTGCATTCATCACTCAAATTTAGCACaaatttttctcttaatattttttttacaattttggttaagaaattttctttgatatttttattgtctttaaaattttatcagaaaaaaagatactaaaagtatatataaagaatatcAAAAGGATATCATTTAACTTGCATTATTGTCAAACCATCCAAGTGAgatagatttataattttttttgtatctTTAAGTTTGGTATCCAtagtttaaataatattacatgTTTTTATAGCAGTTTATGTGTTTTGACAACAATGAAGATGTgtgttttttcaaaaatatactcaaaatgcaattaacaatatatgaagataaaattaaaataaaactaaaaaaattgagcATATGAGAATAGGATTACAAGAAACGTAGCAGATAAATATGATGTGTGCTTAAACTTCAACTTACAGGCAATTTATAGACGGAGAGAAAGCtatttaattaacttattaataaatagGCAGAAAGCAGTCCAAAATCAAAATGAGCATGAACTTCGTGAACGTGCAAAGGCATTATTAACTACCAACTAAACTCCACAAGAGAATTGAATAGAattgaaaggaaataaaaaaaaataacaactcatattaataatgacTTTAGGCattaatcaaagaaaaaaaatatgcaTATGACACTAATGAAGTGAAAGAGGAAAAAGGCAAAGACAAAATGTGTTTGTTAGTCTATTCTAGCCAGGTACTTTCAGTTGTTAATCTACATTCTTATCTctagataatttttttgtatgtCCTTGTATTGATTCCCCTATAATCTGGTAGGATCTACTCTATCGCCAAATTCAAAATGCATGCGGCCATTTGCAGGTGCTCTTCAGGCATCGTTAATAGCCAGTACATCAATTGGCAGACTGGTGCAAGAATTTAAATGGGGACTGAAAGCTGGAGAGGAACAAGATCTTGATATCGTTGGACTGAAAAATCGCAAGCTTCATCGTAATAcctgaaatttttatatatttaataatgagtttctatttaagttaattttaattttatttttatttggtttaatttgaaatgatttaatggaaatcttaatattagtcaattaaatgaattatttttctatacccaattagtttgaaattttaataattaattaaataaattatttgaagggtaaattatatttttggttattctgaTTTTTCCctaatgtatatgtatatgtgtaaataaaattatatatattgaaaaattgtaaaggatgtttttataaaagaattttggggaaattggtattttaattaactagtggtattaaaatttaagttggaaaataattagtaaattgattatttaatttaattgtgtgtaggacttaattggaaaattatttttcgataaggattgaaagtataattttatttttatggggatttaatggaaatttgtatgtttggtattttcgtaaataattGTGTCGGTAggagtatttttgtaattgtatattttctataattctaatttggcccaaattaaatagttaggggcttaattgaaaggataaagaaaagtttaggggttaaattgaagttttacagaattaaattgtaagtaattaagaaagtggaaggactaaattgtaataaaaaaaagttcaggggtcaaatgtcgatatagAAAGAaggatcggggagagagaaagaagatcgagagagagagagagagggtgatggccgaaaaagaagaagaggaaggcgGCGGCGTGGGTCGTCTGTGGCTGGGCCGAGCGAAGCGGAGAATGTCGGCCGAATCGCGGCGCTCCCAAGATCCTTGGCGGTGAGCTCAGTCTTGTTTTGACCCGTGAGTTGAGGGCTCTCTTCTTGCAGCAGTGGCGACGCCTGGGGTGGCCGGAGTTGCAAGATCCGACAAAGTAAAGTTTGGGGGGCAATCAGTGCTTTTAGATTTTTCCTGCGAGCTCCGGCGAgctatggacgatcggaggacgtattccgactctcctcagctcaagcttcgcaatggcaccggtttcgtggcgatcgggctccgtttgcaaatcgacggctgAGATCATCTGCAAATATCTCCGgacgatcgggtgtcagatcggaaaatcatcagcgcgtcgttgtgagtccgatggtgtgttcggatcgtcgatcggactccggcggccggaggagtcgaccgagcgatagagcgtctcggtaattttctctggcccgttaatcttggaaatcctttgatttagaattgtgcttattgttttgtgttgagtatttaataattgtgagtcaaaaataattgtttatcAGTTTacctgcctcgtattttgtgctgtgtggcggagtcgggaaatagtgaagtttggggacccgactcccgttgtttgaattgttgaatatttgaagtgtttttctggcaggtcttggacccatttttacgggggctaatgtccgtgttgtatGGGAGGTTCTGTCGGATtctcggtagaattctcccgagtcaggattcttagacagtcagtcctaggagtctagacttaggattaatgatcgattgtttcagcattttgataaattcttttccgtgattaga
The nucleotide sequence above comes from Ricinus communis isolate WT05 ecotype wild-type chromosome 6, ASM1957865v1, whole genome shotgun sequence. Encoded proteins:
- the LOC8262289 gene encoding endo-1,4-beta-xylanase 5-like; the encoded protein is MLASLLCREKMKTCIFIISCILLYSVPGTQSFSYDYSATRKCLVKPRRPPYGGGIIVNPEFRNSIEGWKVFGKGEMKRGISEDGNNFAVAYNRSGPLDSISQKVQLEKGKLYSFSAWVQISEGSETVATVFRAVNSEWIHGGYIIAKHGCWSLLKGGMVANVSGLVEILFECKNTIVDIWIDNVSLQPFTMEEWRSHQDKIIEKVRKTKVKLQATYANQTVFEGAVVSIKQTRPHFPFGCGMNHYILTSEAYRKWFSSRFKFTTFTNEMKWYSIEAIKGLENYTVADAMLRFAKENGISVRGHNILWDNPEHQPRWVQKLPPKKLRRAAMKRVNSVARRYSGQLIAWDVMNENLHFRFYEQNLGENASAEFHARTYHFDPHTRMFMNEYNTIECSEDEAANPVQYIKKLEEILSYPSNKDMLVGIGLQGHFTSGQPNLVYMRSALDILGSTKLPIWLTEVDVDEGHNQANYFEQILREGYSHPAVKGIIIFGGPRIAGFNVTTLGDEDFKNTPAGDVVDKLIEEWKTGNLELVTDSKGFAEVSLFHGDYELTVKHPRSNFSTTLSYKVEEEKFQETINLNIID